One window from the genome of Candidatus Chlorohelix allophototropha encodes:
- a CDS encoding magnesium transporter CorA family protein, with protein MNTTSDGNKPNLVLKPLAKLRTGINQRNGTTPKHRSGLDIENRKPRVEICEEEGLPVRWINIERAESVEIDWLHRSFEFNPLHLDDVTSYMQRPKLDDFDDTDYLFLVLHFPVYNKSEKVSVAEEVDIFLGSDYIITVHDGKLNPLNRLFEQCKNNPGKRHGMLNRSPAYTMYKILDILVEYIFPILNKLSQNLDDVDSKIFQASSQSTIYQISTVRRDILAVRRILKPQISVLSSLERRKRIVEVGEDDLEPLYADITDHINKVWDTLEEFREVIESLCSTYDSLNTHRLNMVIKTLTIISVIMLPLTVITGFWGMNVKVPFQEEGFEYAFLIILGLMFFSVASMLAIFKWRKWL; from the coding sequence ATGAATACAACTTCGGATGGAAACAAACCCAATCTAGTTCTTAAGCCATTGGCAAAACTACGGACAGGGATAAACCAAAGAAACGGCACTACCCCTAAGCATCGCTCAGGATTGGATATAGAAAATCGAAAACCTCGTGTGGAAATATGCGAGGAAGAAGGCTTGCCGGTACGCTGGATTAACATAGAACGTGCCGAATCGGTTGAGATAGATTGGCTGCATCGCAGCTTTGAATTTAATCCTCTCCATCTCGATGACGTAACCAGCTATATGCAACGTCCAAAGCTAGACGATTTCGATGATACCGATTACTTATTTCTGGTGTTGCATTTCCCGGTTTACAATAAATCCGAAAAAGTCAGCGTAGCAGAAGAAGTTGATATTTTTCTAGGCTCTGATTACATCATCACAGTCCACGATGGTAAGCTAAATCCGCTTAACCGTTTATTTGAACAATGCAAAAATAATCCCGGCAAACGACACGGTATGCTTAACCGCTCACCCGCTTATACTATGTACAAGATTCTGGATATATTGGTAGAATATATCTTTCCAATTCTTAATAAATTATCGCAAAATCTGGACGATGTTGATAGCAAGATATTTCAAGCAAGTTCGCAGTCAACCATCTACCAGATTTCGACTGTACGACGAGATATTCTGGCAGTACGGCGTATATTAAAGCCTCAAATCTCAGTGTTGAGCAGCCTTGAGCGACGCAAACGAATAGTGGAAGTGGGTGAGGACGACCTTGAACCACTCTACGCCGACATTACCGACCATATAAATAAGGTTTGGGACACGCTGGAAGAATTCCGAGAAGTAATAGAAAGCCTTTGCAGCACCTATGATTCACTCAATACCCATCGCTTGAACATGGTTATCAAAACACTCACTATAATTTCGGTAATTATGCTCCCGTTGACGGTGATTACAGGCTTCTGGGGTATGAATGTAAAAGTGCCGTTCCAGGAAGAGGGTTTTGAATATGCTTTTCTGATAATTCTGGGACTGATGTTTTTTTCAGTAGCCTCTATGCTAGCAATTTTCAAGTGGCGCAAGTGGCTCTGA
- a CDS encoding DUF4032 domain-containing protein has translation MPGDISADEVYADRELLNRLGYGIFDVQWGKNGVGFENVRDFSYVVREHEDPKLYRRKIFELVGKYYPNNLAKAVWDKFIDHKWVLSEQRGEEVSLKLAAEDWIENHSHEFLKEWTFKQPEVPYRIRSTSEPRKDFLSIVTGMMFPNLQDLLNVGFSVTDIIWARLQEIKPIRKSPQKQEEAKTAQGEGYYVVQKINPSEFNYIRLVANLTGHVIQTQEEAEKRWNEILEHKWYMSEREGNDVGLRTAALDYYRRINLLAETERGMD, from the coding sequence ATGCCCGGAGATATATCGGCAGATGAAGTTTATGCGGACCGAGAATTATTGAACCGGCTAGGCTACGGAATTTTCGATGTGCAATGGGGTAAAAACGGAGTTGGCTTCGAAAATGTGCGCGACTTCTCGTATGTGGTCAGGGAGCATGAAGACCCGAAGTTATACCGCCGCAAGATTTTCGAACTGGTAGGCAAATATTACCCAAACAATCTGGCAAAGGCTGTCTGGGATAAATTTATAGATCATAAATGGGTGTTGAGCGAGCAACGCGGCGAAGAAGTCAGCCTCAAGCTCGCTGCTGAGGATTGGATAGAAAATCACAGCCACGAATTCCTCAAAGAGTGGACTTTCAAACAACCCGAAGTACCATACCGCATCCGCAGCACCAGCGAACCACGCAAAGATTTTCTGAGTATAGTAACAGGGATGATGTTTCCTAACCTCCAAGATTTGTTGAATGTGGGTTTTAGCGTAACCGATATTATATGGGCACGCTTACAAGAGATAAAGCCCATCCGCAAATCGCCCCAAAAGCAGGAAGAAGCAAAAACTGCGCAAGGTGAGGGTTACTACGTAGTCCAGAAAATAAACCCCAGTGAGTTTAATTATATCCGCTTGGTAGCAAATCTGACCGGACATGTTATTCAAACGCAAGAAGAAGCGGAGAAGCGCTGGAACGAGATACTAGAACACAAGTGGTATATGAGCGAACGCGAAGGTAACGATGTAGGGCTGCGAACTGCCGCGCTTGATTATTACCGCAGAATCAACCTGTTAGCCGAAACTGAACGAGGCATGGATTAA
- a CDS encoding GGDEF domain-containing protein: protein MEESLISLTDTQFNKLITLNGVILRAVSSGVIFNLAPSSLTELLNNLTFSAFLRVEPGHSTELYALTVGKNITSVRLDWLRGELNHLLKSHLDGTRLSSVPQTLPVQVTVPSALKPEIGVKWLYCMPVIASNRQYGLLLGGSLEPLEEIELRLFGALGSTIAIGLENTTRMESLQYDAAETAYLNQIAAEITDSLDLQELLQYMLTKLENIISISHAALFLLLDHFYYTLAYTSSNSENKPRRRSRQEYKIEGSLIEIVIRERTSLINPAQPGELPYIPRGSSLLLLPLIHRNKLHGVLALSYREPNTYRPDTVPLLLIEKMAALFTPAMLNCRLYEEKKRMADFDERVGTYNHNYFERELPMQLDKAHRLNYSLGLLIIDMDMLKTINSQYNYLIGSTALKHIAEIITRNVRRTDIVSRYGGDEFAVLLPGTSYKGLELVSEKIRKAICDTPIILANNDKLYVTVSLGAAYFPQDAANHRELFEIANIALLESKKARNEARIGRAATLVEALAENGG, encoded by the coding sequence GTGGAAGAAAGTTTAATAAGCCTAACCGATACTCAGTTCAACAAACTAATAACTCTAAATGGAGTGATTTTACGTGCTGTTTCCTCTGGAGTGATTTTTAATCTCGCTCCATCCTCACTAACTGAATTGCTGAATAATCTGACCTTCAGCGCCTTTTTGCGAGTAGAACCGGGACATTCCACTGAGCTATATGCTCTTACTGTCGGTAAGAATATCACCAGCGTGCGGTTAGATTGGTTACGTGGTGAACTAAACCATTTACTGAAATCGCATCTGGACGGTACAAGGTTGTCGTCTGTGCCTCAAACCCTACCTGTTCAGGTTACTGTGCCATCTGCGCTCAAACCTGAAATTGGGGTGAAATGGCTCTATTGTATGCCCGTGATCGCTTCTAACCGACAATATGGGCTGTTGCTAGGTGGTAGCCTTGAACCACTTGAGGAAATTGAGTTAAGGCTATTCGGAGCGTTAGGAAGCACAATTGCTATTGGGTTGGAGAATACCACCCGTATGGAATCGCTGCAATACGATGCTGCCGAAACCGCCTACTTGAATCAAATTGCAGCAGAAATAACGGATAGCCTAGATTTGCAAGAACTTTTGCAATACATGCTAACTAAGCTAGAAAACATAATAAGCATCAGCCATGCGGCACTTTTTCTCCTACTAGATCACTTCTATTATACACTGGCATACACTTCCAGCAATTCTGAGAATAAACCACGCCGTCGGTCGCGCCAGGAATATAAAATAGAGGGTAGTCTCATAGAAATTGTTATTCGCGAACGCACTTCGCTAATCAATCCAGCACAACCCGGCGAATTACCCTATATTCCTCGCGGCAGTTCCTTATTATTACTCCCCCTTATACATCGCAATAAGTTACATGGGGTGCTTGCCCTCTCATATCGTGAACCCAATACCTACCGCCCTGATACAGTGCCCTTGTTATTGATAGAGAAAATGGCAGCGCTATTTACACCTGCTATGCTCAATTGCCGTCTTTACGAAGAGAAAAAGCGTATGGCGGATTTTGACGAAAGAGTGGGAACCTACAACCATAATTATTTTGAGCGTGAGCTACCGATGCAACTGGATAAAGCGCACCGCCTAAATTATTCGCTCGGTTTGCTGATTATAGATATGGATATGCTTAAAACTATAAACTCTCAGTACAATTATCTGATTGGCAGTACCGCTCTCAAACATATCGCGGAAATAATAACGCGAAATGTTCGGCGCACCGATATTGTTTCCCGCTATGGTGGCGATGAATTTGCGGTGTTATTGCCCGGTACTTCTTACAAGGGTTTGGAACTGGTGTCGGAGAAAATCAGGAAGGCAATCTGCGATACCCCTATTATTTTGGCGAACAATGACAAGCTATATGTTACCGTTAGCTTAGGCGCAGCTTATTTTCCACAGGATGCCGCCAACCACCGGGAATTATTCGAAATAGCGAATATAGCCTTGCTGGAGTCCAAAAAAGCTCGAAACGAGGCTCGAATAGGACGTGCTGCAACTTTAGTGGAAGCGTTAGCAGAAAATGGCGGATAG
- a CDS encoding class I SAM-dependent rRNA methyltransferase — protein MNTPNYPKLKLKPGRDWTARRGHPWVFSGALQTPVPPHKAGTVVDLEDAGGEFVARGYYNSGTDIAVRILTANPNMPANTHFFATRLAEAYNLRKMHLDLETTTAFRLVNAEGDFIPGLIADYYAGVVVIQSHTAGIDQLLDYIIEGIRQVLQPDALLVRNDVQVRTREGLKREEPRLIFGEIPKELVITENSLKFVINPWTGQKTGFYADQRDKRLALLRYSNGDSLLNCFSYSGGFSVYAASANPKLKTTNLDQSAAALALARRNFSINELDADKHEFVVADSFEYLQSCTERYDTVILDPPAFAKSHREKEKALQGYVRLNTLGLPLIKPGGILLTCSCSGSISMEDFSGTIAQAAAQTHRRVQILESFENGLDHPVNIFTPESRYLKALFCRVLD, from the coding sequence ATGAACACACCCAATTATCCAAAATTGAAATTGAAACCAGGACGCGATTGGACAGCACGACGCGGACATCCGTGGGTCTTTTCCGGCGCATTGCAAACACCAGTGCCGCCCCATAAAGCTGGTACTGTGGTTGATTTGGAAGACGCAGGAGGCGAGTTTGTAGCGCGAGGCTACTACAACTCTGGCACCGATATTGCGGTACGCATTCTTACCGCTAATCCTAACATGCCAGCCAACACGCATTTCTTCGCTACACGGCTTGCAGAGGCTTATAATTTAAGAAAGATGCACCTTGACCTTGAAACCACTACTGCGTTCCGTCTGGTTAATGCAGAGGGAGATTTTATACCCGGTTTAATTGCCGATTATTATGCGGGTGTGGTAGTTATTCAATCACATACCGCAGGTATAGATCAGCTGCTTGACTATATTATAGAGGGAATCAGGCAAGTTTTGCAACCTGATGCTTTGCTTGTCAGAAACGATGTGCAGGTACGTACTCGCGAAGGCTTAAAACGAGAAGAGCCTCGATTGATTTTCGGGGAAATACCAAAAGAATTGGTTATCACAGAAAATAGTTTAAAATTTGTGATAAACCCATGGACTGGGCAAAAAACCGGCTTTTACGCCGACCAACGCGATAAACGCCTCGCATTGCTGCGTTACTCCAATGGTGATAGCTTGCTAAATTGTTTCAGCTATTCGGGCGGCTTTTCGGTATATGCCGCCAGTGCAAATCCGAAACTGAAAACTACTAACTTGGATCAATCTGCGGCAGCGCTGGCATTGGCACGCCGCAATTTTAGCATTAACGAGTTAGATGCGGACAAGCATGAATTTGTGGTAGCCGACTCATTTGAATATTTGCAAAGTTGCACTGAACGTTATGATACAGTGATACTTGATCCACCAGCCTTTGCTAAAAGCCACCGTGAAAAAGAAAAGGCGTTGCAGGGATATGTGCGGTTGAACACTTTAGGTTTGCCGTTGATTAAGCCCGGTGGCATTCTGTTAACATGTTCCTGCTCTGGTAGTATCAGTATGGAAGACTTTAGCGGGACAATTGCTCAGGCTGCCGCACAAACACACCGCCGAGTGCAAATTCTGGAAAGTTTTGAGAATGGGTTAGATCACCCGGTAAATATTTTTACGCCTGAAAGCCGTTACCTGAAAGCGTTGTTTTGCCGAGTACTCGATTAA
- a CDS encoding antibiotic biosynthesis monooxygenase family protein, whose amino-acid sequence MIVVQNRITCPVEVSGRVEQGFAHSTEGMKSNKGFVSFNLLKLENEVEAGKVLYVAMTFWEDRESFQTWREGDSFAKAHSSRASGEKSPLQSTVEVFEVV is encoded by the coding sequence ATGATAGTAGTTCAAAATCGTATCACATGTCCGGTTGAAGTTAGCGGACGAGTGGAGCAGGGCTTTGCCCATTCTACAGAAGGTATGAAAAGCAATAAGGGTTTTGTCAGTTTTAACTTGCTGAAATTGGAAAACGAAGTTGAAGCGGGCAAAGTGCTTTACGTGGCGATGACTTTCTGGGAAGATCGCGAAAGTTTTCAGACATGGCGCGAGGGCGATTCCTTTGCAAAAGCTCATAGTAGTCGGGCTTCTGGCGAAAAAAGCCCATTGCAATCTACCGTTGAGGTATTCGAGGTAGTTTAG
- a CDS encoding SixA phosphatase family protein — protein sequence MRIILIRHAEREYTQGVTEENQALTSRGIKNCRKLGELIALHEPDVKAIFSSPFRRATQTAAYLLPYLPTLQIYRVEEALATSLDTTPQPLIELLESCGNYNCVALVGHKPELEQLLTALCGEEVELKKAHAVCIEVGKDFRNGKLLWHLNPKSAVVALSEDVDF from the coding sequence ATGAGAATAATTCTTATAAGACACGCTGAACGCGAATACACACAGGGAGTTACAGAAGAAAACCAAGCGCTCACCAGCAGAGGAATCAAGAACTGTCGCAAACTTGGTGAGTTGATTGCCCTACATGAGCCGGATGTAAAAGCTATCTTCAGTAGTCCTTTTCGGCGTGCTACCCAAACTGCCGCCTACTTGCTACCCTACTTACCAACTCTCCAAATTTACCGAGTAGAAGAGGCGCTGGCTACCAGCCTTGATACTACGCCGCAACCGCTCATAGAATTATTGGAATCCTGCGGAAATTATAATTGTGTGGCGCTAGTAGGGCATAAACCGGAATTGGAACAACTTCTTACTGCGCTCTGCGGTGAAGAAGTAGAACTAAAAAAAGCCCATGCGGTTTGTATTGAAGTGGGCAAAGACTTCCGAAACGGCAAATTGCTATGGCATCTTAACCCAAAATCTGCCGTGGTTGCCCTTTCGGAAGATGTGGATTTCTAA
- the bchE gene encoding magnesium-protoporphyrin IX monomethyl ester anaerobic oxidative cyclase has translation MRILMIQPNYHSGGAEIAGNWPPGWVPYIGGALKKAGYNQVKFVDSMTKDLPDEAVAAIIKSYAPDVVLTTAITPMIYQSQKVMKIAREMAPNAKTILGGIHPTFMYAEVLNEAPYIDYIVRGEGEEIIVNLLRSIEAGTDLQDRSTILGLSYIQDGQVVATPAHPVIQNLDTISADWSLLEWKDYIYRPLNCRVAVPNFARGCPFTCRFCSQWSFWRTYRTRTPKLFVDEIEQLVKVHNVGFFILADEEPTINKKKFVALCQELIDRKLDIHWGINTRVTDILRDQELLPFYRKAGLVHVSLGTEAAAQLKLDRFRKQTTIEQNKRAVQLLKDAGMVAEVQFIMGLENETKETIEETYRLAMDWKPDMANWNMYTPWPFAELFEELGDRVEVRDYSKYNFVTPIMKPDAMEREEVLKGVLKNYARFFANKTFTSYPFIKDKWKRKYMMGCLKAFAVTTLNKRFYNLGRIKRKGFKAEIDFGFDSDRILNTEELARYKGMRGDKISQENVVMLGNIGNGPVSLHGAPKGLPEEYSDENSDKKKLTMIDSISVSACGAPNHLPEYVEEEAPQAVMKMVSTDVSACGAPKGLPDVYEELEDVEPVAQKES, from the coding sequence ATGCGTATTTTAATGATTCAGCCAAATTACCATTCCGGTGGCGCTGAAATAGCCGGTAACTGGCCTCCCGGCTGGGTCCCCTATATTGGTGGTGCGCTTAAAAAGGCAGGGTACAACCAAGTTAAGTTCGTAGATTCGATGACCAAAGACCTGCCAGATGAGGCTGTTGCCGCGATCATCAAATCATATGCCCCCGACGTGGTGCTGACCACTGCCATTACCCCTATGATTTATCAGTCGCAGAAAGTAATGAAAATTGCGCGAGAGATGGCGCCCAATGCTAAAACCATTCTCGGTGGTATTCATCCTACTTTTATGTATGCTGAAGTGTTGAACGAAGCGCCCTATATTGATTACATCGTGCGCGGTGAGGGCGAGGAAATCATTGTAAATCTGTTGCGTTCTATCGAAGCGGGCACCGACCTGCAAGATCGCAGTACAATACTAGGGCTTTCCTATATACAAGATGGTCAGGTGGTAGCGACACCAGCACACCCGGTAATCCAGAATCTGGATACGATTTCGGCAGACTGGAGTTTGCTGGAGTGGAAGGATTACATCTATCGTCCCCTCAACTGCCGCGTGGCTGTACCAAACTTTGCGCGTGGTTGCCCCTTCACCTGCCGTTTCTGCTCGCAATGGAGTTTCTGGCGCACTTATCGCACGCGCACTCCAAAATTATTTGTAGATGAAATCGAGCAACTGGTAAAAGTGCACAATGTAGGTTTCTTCATCCTCGCTGACGAAGAACCGACCATCAATAAAAAGAAATTTGTGGCGCTTTGCCAGGAATTGATCGACCGCAAACTAGATATTCACTGGGGTATCAATACCCGCGTGACCGATATTTTGCGCGATCAGGAATTGCTACCCTTCTATCGCAAGGCGGGTCTGGTACACGTTTCGCTCGGAACGGAAGCAGCTGCTCAGTTGAAACTAGATCGCTTCCGCAAGCAGACCACTATTGAGCAGAACAAACGCGCCGTCCAACTGCTGAAAGACGCGGGTATGGTCGCGGAAGTACAGTTCATTATGGGTCTGGAAAACGAAACGAAGGAAACCATCGAAGAAACATATCGTTTGGCGATGGACTGGAAACCGGACATGGCTAACTGGAATATGTACACCCCTTGGCCCTTCGCCGAACTGTTCGAGGAACTGGGCGACCGGGTAGAGGTGCGCGATTATTCCAAGTACAACTTCGTAACCCCTATCATGAAACCCGATGCTATGGAACGCGAAGAGGTATTGAAGGGCGTTTTGAAGAACTATGCGCGCTTCTTCGCCAACAAAACCTTTACTTCCTATCCCTTCATCAAGGACAAATGGAAACGCAAATATATGATGGGCTGCTTGAAGGCTTTCGCCGTCACCACCCTAAACAAGCGGTTCTATAACCTTGGACGCATCAAACGCAAGGGCTTCAAGGCTGAAATCGACTTTGGGTTTGACTCTGATCGCATTCTGAACACAGAAGAATTGGCACGTTACAAGGGTATGCGCGGTGATAAAATCTCGCAAGAGAATGTTGTCATGCTAGGCAATATCGGCAACGGGCCTGTTTCTCTACACGGTGCGCCTAAAGGCTTGCCCGAAGAGTATAGTGATGAGAACAGCGACAAAAAGAAGCTGACCATGATTGACTCCATTTCGGTTTCCGCTTGCGGTGCGCCAAACCACTTGCCGGAATATGTCGAGGAGGAAGCCCCTCAAGCTGTCATGAAGATGGTTTCCACCGATGTTTCTGCCTGTGGCGCTCCTAAAGGCTTGCCCGATGTTTACGAGGAGTTGGAAGACGTCGAACCGGTGGCGCAGAAGGAGAGCTAA
- the bchJ gene encoding bacteriochlorophyll 4-vinyl reductase, with translation MTTAGLDHGNASVHPSGKIGPNSLIQTVRAMRRIYGDEKARRILEEGGQGFLWDHHPGEMIDEGEFITLARMLYSNLGVQETLPLLRLSGNLTGEYVLANRIPKFAQRIIKFLPRKLRLKVMLNAIGKNAWTFAGSGKYSFTLSPQLQINLDESIIRHAISKANVPVCSYYTGAFETLLKTLVDAHIQVEEIECAIRGDSRCVFQIKFTR, from the coding sequence ATGACTACCGCCGGTCTGGATCATGGCAACGCTTCGGTACATCCTTCCGGTAAGATCGGTCCAAACTCCTTAATCCAGACCGTGCGCGCAATGCGCCGTATCTACGGTGATGAGAAAGCGCGACGGATACTGGAAGAGGGTGGACAGGGCTTCCTGTGGGATCATCATCCGGGTGAAATGATCGACGAGGGTGAGTTTATCACCTTGGCGCGTATGCTCTATTCCAACCTTGGCGTTCAAGAGACTTTACCGTTGTTACGTCTCTCCGGTAATCTGACCGGAGAGTACGTACTGGCAAATCGCATCCCTAAGTTTGCGCAACGTATCATTAAATTTTTGCCGCGCAAGCTACGTCTGAAAGTGATGCTTAATGCTATCGGTAAAAATGCTTGGACATTCGCCGGAAGCGGTAAATACAGCTTCACGCTTTCCCCACAACTCCAGATAAATCTGGATGAAAGTATCATTCGCCATGCCATTAGCAAAGCGAACGTACCGGTATGTAGTTACTACACTGGCGCATTCGAAACTCTGCTCAAAACGCTGGTGGATGCTCACATTCAGGTGGAGGAAATCGAATGTGCTATTCGAGGGGACTCGCGCTGCGTTTTCCAGATAAAATTCACACGCTAG
- a CDS encoding HipA family kinase — protein MQLKTLKATRYITPLREGGSLPAIVEADDNAMYVMKFRGAGQGSKALVAELVGGEIARALGLPVPELVFMELEAWMSRNEPDPEIQDLLKASTGLNLALKYLDGALAYDPAASPKPDATLASAIVWMDAYLTNVDRTARNTNMLMWQRELWLIDHAASLYFHFNWDGYLERTSNRFSAIKNHVLLKFASDLTQTDARLKPLLSGNVLEEIISIIPEEWFEKETIFSSPQENREAYLTYLTKRLEASSVFVEEAVNARSGTV, from the coding sequence ATGCAATTAAAAACACTGAAAGCAACCCGCTATATTACCCCTTTGCGCGAGGGTGGTTCTCTTCCCGCCATTGTGGAAGCAGATGACAACGCAATGTATGTTATGAAATTCCGGGGGGCAGGGCAAGGAAGCAAAGCGCTGGTGGCAGAACTGGTGGGCGGGGAAATAGCGCGAGCGTTGGGCTTGCCTGTGCCTGAACTGGTTTTTATGGAACTTGAGGCTTGGATGAGCCGTAACGAACCTGACCCTGAAATTCAGGATTTGTTGAAAGCCAGCACCGGATTGAATCTCGCCTTAAAATATCTAGATGGAGCGTTGGCATATGATCCTGCCGCCTCCCCTAAGCCCGATGCTACTTTAGCTTCCGCTATTGTGTGGATGGATGCCTATCTCACCAATGTAGATCGCACCGCCCGCAATACTAATATGCTGATGTGGCAGCGCGAACTCTGGCTGATTGATCATGCTGCTTCGCTGTATTTTCACTTTAACTGGGACGGGTATCTGGAACGCACCTCCAACCGCTTCAGCGCTATCAAAAACCATGTGTTGTTGAAATTTGCCAGCGATTTAACGCAAACTGACGCACGCCTTAAACCACTGCTGTCGGGTAATGTTTTGGAAGAAATCATCTCCATTATCCCTGAAGAGTGGTTCGAAAAAGAAACTATCTTCTCCAGCCCACAGGAAAATCGAGAGGCTTATCTGACCTATCTAACCAAACGGCTAGAAGCCTCAAGCGTATTTGTAGAGGAGGCGGTAAATGCCCGATCTGGTACAGTTTGA
- a CDS encoding DUF3037 domain-containing protein, with translation MPDLVQFDYAIIRVVPRVERGECLNVGIILYCRAHHYLNCAIELERYRLLALCPEIDIEAVEKHLSVIPLICAGNNEGGPISALSQQERFHWLVAPRSTSIQTSPPHSGLCADPTAYLEHLMEMMVRLPPH, from the coding sequence ATGCCCGATCTGGTACAGTTTGATTATGCCATTATCCGGGTTGTGCCGAGGGTAGAACGCGGTGAATGTTTAAATGTGGGCATAATCCTATATTGTCGCGCTCACCACTATCTGAACTGTGCGATTGAGCTTGAACGCTATAGGCTGTTGGCGTTGTGCCCAGAAATAGATATAGAAGCAGTAGAGAAACACCTTTCGGTTATCCCACTGATTTGCGCCGGAAATAATGAGGGTGGTCCGATTTCGGCATTGTCGCAACAAGAACGCTTTCATTGGCTCGTAGCGCCTCGTAGCACTAGCATCCAGACCTCACCACCGCACTCCGGTTTATGCGCTGACCCCACTGCATACCTCGAACACTTGATGGAAATGATGGTGCGGTTGCCTCCGCATTAA
- a CDS encoding LamB/YcsF family protein: MQIDINCDMGESFGHYKLGNDLALLEYVTSANVACGFHAGDPLVMSETVKLALDKDVAVGAHPSYPDLQGFGRRKMEMTAAEIEAFILYQIGALSAFVHAQGATLTHVKAHGALYNVAALEMPVAEAIARAIARFDQTLIMVVLATSPLMIEAGQRAGLQVAREAFADRAYNADGTLVNRKLPNSLITDPVKATEQVVRLVKKGEIMASDGSILELQADTVCIHGDGPTALEIARHLSETLAAENIKTCALQKQGRN, translated from the coding sequence ATGCAAATTGATATAAATTGCGATATGGGCGAGAGTTTCGGACACTATAAGTTGGGAAATGACCTTGCCTTGCTAGAATATGTCACTTCTGCAAATGTCGCGTGCGGTTTCCACGCTGGTGACCCGCTGGTGATGTCCGAAACGGTAAAGCTGGCGTTGGATAAAGATGTAGCAGTTGGGGCGCATCCCTCTTACCCTGATTTGCAGGGCTTTGGACGGCGCAAAATGGAGATGACTGCTGCTGAAATCGAGGCATTTATCCTTTACCAAATCGGCGCACTTTCAGCCTTTGTGCATGCACAGGGCGCAACTCTAACTCATGTTAAAGCGCATGGAGCGCTGTACAATGTGGCTGCGTTGGAGATGCCGGTGGCAGAAGCGATTGCACGTGCCATAGCACGTTTCGACCAAACGCTGATAATGGTCGTACTGGCAACCTCTCCCCTGATGATTGAAGCGGGGCAACGAGCGGGTTTGCAGGTAGCGCGAGAAGCTTTCGCAGATCGGGCTTATAATGCGGACGGTACGCTGGTAAATCGAAAGTTACCGAACAGCCTCATTACCGACCCGGTTAAAGCGACAGAACAAGTGGTGCGTTTGGTTAAAAAAGGCGAAATCATGGCAAGCGATGGCTCAATCTTAGAATTACAGGCAGATACGGTGTGCATACACGGCGATGGTCCTACCGCTTTGGAAATTGCCCGACACTTGAGCGAGACACTTGCCGCCGAAAATATCAAGACTTGCGCGTTACAAAAGCAGGGCAGGAATTAA